One genomic window of Dermacentor andersoni chromosome 8, qqDerAnde1_hic_scaffold, whole genome shotgun sequence includes the following:
- the LOC126526490 gene encoding uncharacterized protein, whose translation MDNVGLTPAVRRLLQDLLKEGGNECNGSAASIGVPASGAGQLRKAAARAPGCEWTRGETKLLLDLYSTYFPQVGPLKKFRNKKAMFEKIAVELQRRTGTIKSGEQCCTRYKTVLKRKNVAAVENNTSGNSPADVDYEDELEKIRWLDDSLEPEVVRDASGVVSRKTHPQLPASESVCHGPSSSASSTCSATETAACSLEQEQQPRDDGRKNRPSTARMLQMTAFLEKVEEIEERRAKRKAERDIKKEERRLEKMQRRDQMHAEKMSLLREAFGLDHND comes from the exons GTTCAGCTGCATCCATTGGTGTGCCTGCAAGTGGGGCTGGCCAGTTAAGAAAGGCTGCTGCACGTG CTCCGGGGTGCGAGTGGACAAGAGGGGAAACAAAGCTGCTGCTTGATTTGTATAGCACTTATTTTCCTCAAGTGGGCCCTCTAAAAAAATTCAGAAACAAAAAAGCCATGTTCGAAAAAATTGCAGTAGAGCTGCAACGCAGAACTGGTACGATCAAGAGTGGAGAGCAGTGCTGCACGAGGTACAAAACAGTGCTAAAGAGGAAAAATGTAGCAGCCGTGGAAAACAACACATCTGGCAATTCTCCAGCTGATGTGGACTATGAAGATGAGCTGGAGAAGATCAGGTGGCTCGACGACAGCCTGGAACCAGAGGTGGTGAGGGATGCAAGCGGTGTCGTGTCAAGAAAGACACACCCACAGCTGCCAGCATCAGAGTCCGTCTGCCATGGCCCGTCTAGCTCTGCGAGTTCTACTTGTAGTGCCACAGAGACTGCAGCTTGTTCCCTTGAGCAGGAGCAGCAGCCAAGAGACGATGGCAGAAAGAACCGCCCTAGTACAGCCCGGATGCTACAAATGACTGCATTTTTGGAAAAAGTCGAAGAAATTGAGGAGCGCAGGGCAAAGAGAAAAGCTGAGAgagacataaaaaaagaagaaaggcgacTTGAAAAGATGCAGAGGCGGGATCAGATGCATGCAGAAAAAATGAGCCTTCTGCGTGAAGCTTTTGGCTTAGACCACAATGATTAA